The genomic DNA agccatcacttgacccagctgtgttagctaattataggccaatctccaaccttccttttctctcaaagattcttgaaagagtagttgtaaaacagcttactgatcatctgcagaggaacggtttatttgaagtttcagtcaggtttcagaattcatcacagtacagaaacagcattagtgaaggttacaaatgatcttcttagagcctctgacagtgtactcatctctgttcttgtcctgttggacctcagtgcagcttttgatactgttgaccataacattttattacagagattagagcttgctataggtattaaaggtactgcactgcagtggtttgaatcatatttatctcatagactccaatttgttcatgtaaatggggagtcttcttcacacactaaggttaattatggagttccacagggttctgtgctaggaccaattttatttacattatacatgcttcccttaggcagtattattagaaagcactgcatcaattttcattgttatgcagatgatactcagctttacctatcaatgaagccagatgacacacatcaattaattaaactgcaggaatgtcttaaagacattaaggcctggatgacctctaatttcctgcttctaaattcagataaaactgaaattcttgttctcggccccacaaatcttagaaacattgtgtctaaccagatacttactctggatggcattactttggcctccagtaacactgtgagaaatcttggagtcatttttgaccaggatatgtccttcaatgcacatattaaacaaatatgtaggaccgcttttttgcatttgcgcaatatttctaaaattagaaacatcctttctcagagtgatgctgaaaagctcattcatgcatttattacttctaggctggattattgtaattcattattatcaggctgtcctaaaagctccctgaaaagccttcagctgatccaaaatgctgcagctagagtactgacagggactagaaagagagagcagatttctcccatattggcttctcttcattggctccctgttaaatctagaatagaatttaaaattcttctcctcacatacaaggtcttgaataatcaggcaccatcttatctcaaagacctcatagtaccatatcaccccaacagagcacttcgctctcagactgctggcttacttgtggttcctcggatacttaagagtagaatgggaggcagagctttcagctttcaggcgcctcttctgtggaaccagctcccagtttggattcgggagacagacaccctctctatttttaagattaggcttaaaactttcctttatgataaagcttatagttagggctggatcaggtgaccctgaaccatcccttagttatgctgctataggcctagtctgctggggggttcacataatgcactgtttctcattcaccttatttactttgtttatactccactctgcatttaatcattaattgatattaatctctggctctcttccacagcatgtctttctctcccctcagcccaaccggtcgcggcagatgactgcccctccctgagcctggttctgctggaggtttcttcctcttaaaagggagtttttcctttccactgtcgccaagtgcttgctcatagggggtcgttttgactgttgggttttctctgtattattgtagggtctttacccacaatacaaagcgccttgaggcaacagtttgttgtgatttggcgctatataaataaaattgaattgaactgaattgaaaagtactgagaaaataaatgagTTCGGCTCACAGCACTGATAGGACAGTGATGGATTCTTTGTTTGGTCTCAATGAGAAAATCTGCATCATTACAGCAGCAACAGATCATCATCAAAGCTCCTCTGACCTAATGTCACTGTATCCTACACTGATGACTCCATGAACACAGCATCAGCGCTCACACTCCACCCAATACTTTAATGTAATGATGACGAGAAGAGAGGAAACCAACGACtccctgatgatgatgatgatgatgatgatgatgatgatgatgatgatgatgatgactgctTCAGATCTCAAACTGCTCGTGTTCCTTAAAGGCTGCTCTGTGCACGATGTTGTTGCTGAAGAGTCTAGAAAGAGACCAAAGCAGAGAGCAAAGGtcactcattcacacagaaCAACATGAATTCATGTGAGCTCAGACTGAGAATGATTCCTCTGAGAGTCTGAGGAGAAGCTTCTTCACTGATGGTGCACTGATTCATGTTGGCTCACCGCACACAGTTAATGGAGGGGTTGATGGAGAGCAGCTGGAGTAACACAGCAGTCGACGCATCAGTGAGCAGATTGTGACTCAGactgtaacacaaacacaacaagtgACACTGATTTATCACCACACTTTCTATtattgtagtgtgtgtgtgtgtgtgtgtgtgtgtgtgtgtgtgtgtgtgtgtgtgtgtgtgtgtgtgaacagggCTGATGTTTATTTGTGCCTCCCAGAGAAGGATCAGTGTGTGACACTCACTCCAGGACTTGGACTTTGTGCAGATGTGTGATGAGAGGGAGCAACAGCTGGTCAGTGAGATAACAGTGGCTGAGGTCCAGCTCTGTCAGCCCTTCACATGAGTCCAGCATCTGGACCAAAGCCCCACAGACCCTCTGATCCAGGGTGGTGTGGCTGAGATCCAGCTCTCCACCCAGAGCTCTGCACAGGGACACCGCCCGCCTCACTGTGTCCCTCTCACTGTTCACAGGAACCAGAGACAGCAGCTTGAGGAGGACAGTTTTACTGACTCTAAACAGGACAAACAGAGCAAAGAGAAACTGTCAAGATGCCTCAGCATTAATGTGAACAAGCTTCTCTCTGGTTTAGGTTCTTCAGTGGTCTCTCCCACCTGAGGTTGACCAAGTGGAGGAAAGGAAACAGCAGGTCCAGCACGCTGCCCTCCACCTCACAGTCTCGCAGGTcgagctgtgtgtctgtgtgtctgtggctgctgtgtCTCAGGATGGTGGAGATGGCCCTGCAGTCATCAGCTTTCAGACTCAGAGGCTCAGTCTGATCCTCCTCTGGTAGCTCTACACAGGAGGAGAAGGACAGATCCAAGCTGTGCTGCAGAGCTCTCAGCAGGCCTGATGCTGCCTCCTGCTGGGCATCACAGGCAGCACAGCAGTGGATGAACCTCAGCAGCTGATTCCTGTCAACACTGCAGGAAAAACGCATGCAGAAATATCAGATGATGAAGAGGACACTGGAGATTATTTTAACAGGTCTAATTAGGATTGTGAATTTCCCTTTCAGCTTAATGTTGGAGGATCtgatcagcagcagctgttaatGTGGCAGGTAGAAAGTTAAATGCTGACTTTTCTAGGAAAGTGGACTTCATACGCTCATGTTACATAAAGTTTACCACTGATATCTGACCTGAGATGAGAAACTTTGTGCAGTATGAAGAGGATGGACTCCATTCCCTCTGTTGGTATGGAGGTCCACAGGAGGTTCAGTTTAACTTTGTCTCCATGTTTGAGGATGAagatcagagcagcacagtccaCTGAGTTCAGCTGTCTGCTGCTCAGGTCGATCACATGATCAAATGACCTCAGGAACCTGGGTACAGCGTGACTGGCATGAGCTTTATGGAGCTCTCTGATGGAGGTCATCACAAAGCTGGGACTGGGCCGGAACACTTTGTTTAAAGGATCCATAAACTGCTGATTAAAGATGAGACACAGCATTTCAAATCCTCATTTTTAAACaggataaactgtgtatttgGTAAAAGATCAAACTAAATTCACCACCTTTTAAACACAATCCTGTCCAGAAAGGGAAGCAGACGTGTGGTTTCCTCCTGTAAGAAGAGGTTCTTCCTCAGGTCCACAGTGATGGTCTGAGCTGACGACTGCTGCAGCAGATAGAGAAGAAGCTCCCAGTTCAGACAGCAGGAGCTCAGGTCTCCACCAAGCTTACTCAAGAAGGACAAAGTCAAGTTCTTGTCCTGGATTTCATGGAGGAGGACCAGAAGCTGCTGGAAGTTCTTTTTACTCAGTCTAAAGATGAAAAATTAagaattaatcttttttttgttataaatatatatttagttTGGTTTATGACACTCAGGAAAGACATTTACTTGATTGTTAGAGGACCATCATGAAGCAGCAGTGTAATGAGACACTGAGCAGGGATGCAGGTCTCAGTCAGGTCTAACCGTCCGACTGTCCAGTATCTCAGCAGGGAAGCCAAACTACTGACAGCCTTCAGCAATACTTTCTCTGATGGTTGGACTTTCTCAGACACCAGAGAAAGCTCTTCAACAGCCAGTGGACAGACCACTCTGCCTCTTCTTACCCACTCAGACAGGAGCAAGGACATGCCGATGGAAAGCCTGAAGAttgaagagagaaaagagcagaAATGATGATTCAAACTGGACAGCAGATAAATGGTGTTATAAGAACAACAGAGTCATGATTTAAATTCATGCCTCAGACTGTGCAGCTGTGTTGTGTGTCTAAAGAGGAGAGCGGCTCCTTTGACAGACATCTTGCTGGGTGTGAGGATGAGATCCACTTTAGAGCCACACAGTTTGAGAACTCTGCCCACAGAGCAGCAGGTTCTCCTGTGTAACTGTCCTGTTAACAGCCGCTGGAACCccaggagctgcagcagagacTCCAGCTGCTGGGCCTCCTCTCTGGATCTGACAGAGATGGATGTACACACTCTCTGGAAGAACTCTGGACCAGCGCTAAAACACAGAGAagatgaaatgtgaaaaaagagGCTGAGCTACATTATTACCAAAATATTATACAGATTTTTGAGTAtggaaaaaaaggttaaaaccaAAGAGATTTTACAGTAGCacgcaaaagtttgggcacccctgataattttcatgattttcctttataaatcattggttgttcacatcagcaatttcagttaaatatatcatatagcagacaaacACGGTGATATCTGATAAGTGAAATTAAGTTTAtatgatttacagaaagtgtgcaataattattcaAACAAAACTGAGCAGGTGCATatgtttgggcacccttgtctttttattgatttgaatacatttaacactaattattggaacacaaaatttcatttgtaaggtcattgacccttgacctacatacacaggtgaatccaattatgagaaagggttaaggtggccaattgcaagtgtttctcctctttgcatcttctctgaagagcggcaacatgggagcctcaaaacaactctcaaatgagctgaaaacaaagattattcaacatcatggttcaggggaaggatccaaaaagctctctcagagatttcagctgtcagtttccactgtgaggaacatagtgaggaaatggaagaccacaggcacagttctagttaaagCCCAAAGTGGCAGgtcaagaaaaatctcagataggcagaggagaaggatggtgagaacagtcatagtcaacccacagagcagctccaaagacctacaacatcatcttgctgcagattttgtcactgtgcatcgttcaactattcagtgcactttgtacgagaggctgtatgggagagtaatgcagaagaagccttttctgcgcacatgccacaaacagagtcacttGAGGTAtgttaaagcacatttggacaagccagcttcattttggaataaggtgctgtggactgatgaaactaaaactgagttatttggacatatgcatggtggaaaaagaacacagcattccaagacaaacacttgctgCCCACAGGAAAAactggtggtggttccatcatgctgtggggctgtgtggtcagtgcaggtactgggaatcttgttaaagttgagggccgcatggattccagtctatatcagcagattcttgagaacaatgttcaagaatcagggacaaagttgaagttgtgctggggctggatacttcaacaagacaacgaccctaaacactgctcaaaatctactgagggattcatgcagaggaacaagtacaccagtctggaacggccatctcagtccccagacctgaatattactgaaaatctgtggtgtgatttaaagcaggCTGTCCATGCttggaaaccatcaaacctgactgaactggagatgttttggaaagaagaatggtccaaaataccttcagccagaatccagactctcattggaagctataggaagagtttagaggctgttatttctgcaaaaggaggatctactaaatattgatgtcactTTTCAGCTGGGGTGCCCAAAATTGTGCATACTACTGTATGTGAATTACTGGCTGTAATGgtgtgaaaataaattaaaacaacatgctgtggaattaaaaataattcaaaaaaaaaaaatctctacatTGTGAGACTGTACATGAAAAGTTGTTCACTTCCAACAAATCATTGGAGACTGAGCTTTGGTTTCATGTACCTGAGCTGTGAGATATAAGGCAGACACTGAAGGAAACtcttcacttcactctcttcatgtgggcagcctgtcagctccacttctttcttctctgtttggaGTTTCAGCACTTCCAGGAGGATGGAGGgctttctctctgagaggtttaTGGACCAGACTGCAGGAGCTGAAAGAACTGACTGTAATGATGGAAGGACACTCAGACCTGTTTTAGACTCACAGTCCTTCACATGGGAGCACAGATGCAGCAGGaaattacactgatattcatcACCCATTAACGCATTAACAGGGAATGTTTGATATGTGCACATTGATGATAACAGCTCCAGTATCTTCTCTCCTGTctgctgttctctctctgtTGCTGCACAGAACAGATTCACAAAGAACCTGACTGCTTCATCTCGCATCTCATGAATAACCCTGGAACAATAAGAAGGAAACATTTAGTGATGATTTGATCTCAGCTGCAtaaacacaaccacacactaCTGATGGACTCCATCTTATCCATGTGTGTCCTGTATATAATGAAAGTCCATTTTAAAGCCATCTTCCATCAGAGCAGCTGAACATTGTTTTTAGACTGTTACTGactcacaacacaaacactaatCCTGTGTGTGAAATCACTGCGTACTGAACTGTAACTGTCATTTTATTTGCTGTCTGACTTTAGAGAGTCAAACACTAAATATCAACAATATagaaacacacagagtggaACAACAACATCTACACTTCATATCTTGGACAACAGCAGCTTCACCTGCTGCTGACATCACACACATGTTAATCAAATATTTACTAATATTTACTGAGTaatttagatttagatttattTACTTCTGCAAGTCCTTTAAAATTCAATTGAAAGGAATGTTTCCTGATCCAGCACAGggatcaaacacaaacagattgaTGGGTTAGTGAACTAGGTAGAGgttaaagtcagagttttaaTGTCACCAAACTAGTACTCTTTTCACCTGGTtagatcaccatggtaactgatgctgaacACAGAGCCTGGTCTGGATCAGGTGATGTTCAGAGTTTCAGGTTAAAATCAGCTGTAAGTTCcacattttcccttttatttacagtctgctCTGAGTGTGATGGAGAGTCTCTGCTGAATCAGTGTGTGTTATATCTGCAACTGTTGAGCTCAATCAGTCTAACTAACAGCACTGAATGAAGCCCAGCTGTAAAGTTACAGCAGCAGTCTGTGAGCCTCATTGTTACAGAGGTTTACATGTATTCAGTTAGTGATGCAGTGTGAAACAGATCTGGGAGCCTGATCTGCTGCCAAACATCAGtctgttattactgcagttATCACTGAGAATATCCCTCCAATAACATTAATTTGACTTTGATCTGGTgacaaactaaagtgatttccTCGTCTCCTTCATTAGATGATGTGTCAGACCTGAATGCACTGAGtaacctttaatgtttaaatgcatcAAGGTTAAAGTgtcagagctctaatgtgcagctgtcagcatagaaacaaactgcagcacagagcagaaAGTTTTTAACTCACACTGTGACACCTGTGATCTCTGACTGGAGTTTAGGTTTAGTCAAGCcagctaacacaaagaaagcctggaTATGATGAACCTGCTTCATTGTTCTGccctctgtgcagcagcagatcattgatgttttatttaaagttgatgttattgttgctgtttttattcttgttaGACATTATTTCATTGTTCTCATACagtaaacagcaaaaacaaaaacatgtgtgTTGTCATTTTAATAAACTAATCATAGATGTTTATAAAATCATCAAGTGActaaaaaaagtcaaatgaatACAGTGATGCACAGAGTGTACTGTTTCCCTCTGAAATGGAGGAAAGTTGGAAAACATCATTTGATGTGGTGATTACTGATGATGTGGAAATATCacatgaatattttaaattatacaaTTGTATCAGAATTTATTGGTTTAATTATTtccataaattattttttatattctcCTCTTTAACTTAATTTATTATGTAAAGTAGAGTTCATGTACCTGAGCTGTGAGATATACGGAAGAAACTGAAGGAAACTCCTCACTTCACTCTCTTCATGTGAGCAGCCTGTCAGCTTCACTTGTTTCTTCTCTGGTTGGAGTTTCAGCACTTCCAGGAGGATGGAGgtctttctctctgagaggtttaTGGACCAGACTGCAGGAGCTGAAAGAACTGACTGTAATGATGGAAGGACACTCAGACCTGTTTTAGTCTCATAGTCCTTCACATGGGAGCACAGATCCAGCCGGAAATCACACTGATATTTTCTGTCGTTGTTTCCCTCTTTAACAGGGAACCATGTATATGTGCACACTGATGATAACAGCTCCAGTATCTTCTCTCCTGTctgctgttctctctctgctgctgcacagaacAGATTCACAATGATCCTGACTGCTTCATGAAGATCTGACCTCTGAGGATCAACACTGGAACAATAAGAAGGAAACATTTAGTGATGATTTGATCTCAGCTGCAtaaacacaaccacacactaCTGATGGACTCCATCTTGTCCATGTGTGTCCTGTATATAATGAAAGTCCATTTTAAAGCCATCTTCCATCAGAGCAGCTGAACATTGTTTTTAGACTGTTACTGactcacaacacaaacactaatCCTGTGTGTGAAATCACTGCGTACTGAACTGTAACTGTCATTTTATTTGCTGTCTGACTTAGAGAGTCAAACACTAAATATCAACAATATagaaacacacagagtggaACAACAACATCTACACTTCATATTTTGGACAACAGCAGCTTCACCTGCTGCTGAGGTGACATGTGTTGTTGTTACTGAACTACAGCGTTCTCATTATTCCCATTATTTCTTTACTTTCATACAGCGAGAAGATTATCACATTTTCAGACTCTTTCAGTCAAATTCTGTGATTCTCTTGTTCAGTCTCACAGTGACCTTCAATAACttagaacaacaacaactgacTGAAAACAGACTTGATTTAAAATTCAAAACCAATTAATCAATACAcctagaaaataaaatgtgagcaTTTCATAACTAACATATTACTTTATGTTAATAATACAGTTCATTAATTGATAATAAGGCTGAtcacaaatgtatttaaaatatcagCCTTCAAtgcaacaaagaaatgaaacagatcaaataaatacagtgaaGTACAGAGTACAATGTTTCCCTGCAGTTAGAATATAACTGAAATATGACCCCATAATGGATAAAGTCACcgtgtttaaataaatatggatggacaaaaatgaaaaacatttacattttaaaactgtaCAATTAtggtaaaatttatttaaattaaaatgtttattttactgattgAACTGATTTACCTGAGCTGTGAGATATAAGGCAGACACTGAAGGAAACTCCTCACTTCACTCTCTTCATGTGAGCAGACTCTCAGCTCCACTTGTTTCTTCTCTGGTTGGAGTTTCAGCACTTCCAGGAGGATGGAGgtctttctctctgagaggtttaTGGACCAGACTGCAGGAGCTGAAAGAACTGACTGTAATGATGGAAGGACACTCAGACCTGTTTTAGACTCATAGTCCTTCACATGGGAGCACAGATCCAGCCGGAAATTACACTGAAATTTTCCATCCATGTATCTCTCACTAACAGGGAATGTTTGATATGTGCACACTGATGATAACAGCTTCAGTATCTTCTCTCCTGTctgctgttctctctctgctgctgcacagaacAGATTCGCAAAGAACCTGACTGCTTCATGTGACCTCTGAGGATCAACACTGGAACAATAAGAAGGAAACATTTAGTGATGATTTGATCTCAGCTGCAtaaacacaaccacacactaCTGATGGACTCCATCTTGTCCATGTGTGTCCTGTATATAATGAAAGTCCATTTTAAAGCCATCTTCCATCAGAGCAGCTGAACATTGTTTTTAGACTGTTACTGactcacaacacaaacactaatCCTGTGTGTGAAATCACTGCGT from Archocentrus centrarchus isolate MPI-CPG fArcCen1 chromosome 2, fArcCen1, whole genome shotgun sequence includes the following:
- the LOC115798023 gene encoding uncharacterized protein LOC115798023, producing the protein MDPLNKVFRPSPSFVMTSIRELHKAHASHAVPRFLRSFDHVIDLSSRQLNSVDCAALIFILKHGDKVKLNLLWTSIPTEGMESILFILHKVSHLSVDRNQLLRFIHCCAACDAQQEAASGLLRALQHSLDLSFSSCVELPEEDQTEPLSLKADDCRAISTILRHSSHRHTDTQLDLRDCEVEGSVLDLLFPFLHLVNLRVSKTVLLKLLSLVPVNSERDTVRRAVSLCRALGGELDLSHTTLDQRVCGALVQMLDSCEGLTELDLSHCYLTDQLLLPLITHLHKVQVLDLSHNLLTDASTAVLLQLLSINPSINCVRLFSNNIVHRAAFKEHEQFEI